Below is a window of Cloacibacillus sp. DNA.
GCAGATCCTTCGTGATTACGCGGGCGCGAATACTGAGATCACGCTGATCGGCGCGGAGGATCATATGGAGATATGGGATACGGCGAAGTGGGAAGAGCATCGCGCAGAGGTGCTTCTTGATTTCAGCGATATGGCAGAGGAGCTTGACGACGCGGCGGACGCGCCGGCTGGATTTCCTCATAAGGTAAATTAATATGTCCGTAAAAATGGATGGGAGCCGCATACTATGAGGGAACATCTGTCTGTAATGCTGAATGAAGTTTTGGAGGCCGTCGGCGGCGAAACGAATGTCCGTACGGTGGTGGATGCGACGCTCGGTCTTGCGGGACACAGCATTGAGATACTTAAAAGGCATCCGGAGGCGTTTCTTTACGGCTTCGACCAGGACGCCGAGGCCCGTGAAATCGCCGCGGAGCGGCTCGCCCCCTTTGCGCCGCGTTTTGAGATTATCGCCGATAACTTTAGGAACATCGGCCTGCTGAAGGAAATAGATGGTTTTAGTGGCGCGGACGTAATCCTCTTCGACCTTGGAGTTTCGAATTTGCAGATCAGCGAGCCTGAACGTGGTTTCTCATTTCAGTATGACGGCCCGCTCGATATGAGGATGGATGCCGGCGACGAAGAGTCCTGCCATCCGAAGGCCGAGGAGATTCTGCGCACCGCCGGCATCAAGGAATTGACGGAGATTTTTCGGGATTACGGCGAGGAGCGCTACGCCTTTCAGATCGCGAAGGGCATCGTCCGCCACCGCGAGCACGGCGGCGAGCTGCACAGCACGACGGAGCTTGTAGAGCTTATAAGGAAGATTCTCCCCGCTCCCGTGCAGCGCAAGATGGGCGGCCATCCGGCGAGAAAGATCTTTCAGGCCCTGAGGATCGCCGTCAACGACGAGATTAACGCCCTCAGTGAGGCGTTGGATGGAGCGGCGGCGTTGCTGAATCCCGCTGGAAAGATAATCGTCATCTCCTACCACTCGCTGGAGGACCGCATGGTTAAGCACCGCTTCCGTAAATGGAAGGAAGAAGAATTGGGAGAGCCGAATCCGCGCAAGGCTCTTTTGCCGGCCGAGGATGAGGTCGAGGCGAATTATAAGTCGCGCAGCGCAAAGCTCAGGATATTTGAGAAGTATGAAGAAGACGAAAAAGTGGAGGATGAATTTTAATGCGTTACAAGGAACACAAACATGAAAGCGAGACAAAGCATTCGTCGCTTTTCGTAATAAGTTTTCTGTGCGTATTCCTCTGCGCGGCGGCGCTTGGAACGCTCAGACTTTATGGCCTTTATCTTGAACACCGTATTTCGGAGACCGCAAGAAGGATAGATCTCTGCAAGGAGGAAAATCTTGTCCTCTCCCGCCGCTACGCGCAGCTTCTCTCTCCGGCGAGGGTCTATAACTATGCCCGCCGTGATCTCGGCATGAATAACGCCGAGAATATAAAGGTGATAAAGCTTGATGAGCAATCGGTAAGGCTGGCGCAGGCGAAGGAAGAGACTGTGGAAAAGGGCGGGTTCATCGAAAATCTGAATCCCTTCGTAAAGCAGGCTCATGCCAAGAATTAGGAGAGAACCTGGGGACGAGCGGCGCCGTTCAAAATCGGTGTGGTTCGCGGCCTTTATAGTTTTGACTATACTGGCGGTTGGCACGGCTAAGGTACAGCTCTGGCCCGACCGCCGAATTGTCTCACAGTCCCAAAAACAGTACTGGGCGAATGTCGCGGTGAGCGCGTCGCGCGGCAGGATAGAGGACCGCAGGGGGGTGCCGCTGGCAATATCGGTACCCTCCACAAGTTTTTTTATCGACCCCAAGTATTGGAACCCCGCGAGCGCCGACGTGCTTAAGGGTACCTTCGGAGCGGCGACGGCAAAAAAGTTTTCCCGTGAGCTTCCCGGGCGTTTTTACTGGGTTGCGCGCAACATTCCCAAGGAACGGGCGGACAAGCTTGCGCAGATGAAGATCCCCGGCCTTTATACTTTATCCGAAAAGAGAAGGATGTATCCGCATGAATCGCTGGCCTTCCATCTGTTGGGCTTCTGTGATATAGACGAATACGGACAGGCGGGTGTGGAGCTCTCCTGGAATCACATTTTGTACTCGCCGCCGCGCACCCGTTTTCTGACACGTGACTCCAAGGGCAACGCGATGGATACCATGAGCGGCAAGTCCGGCGTCGTAAAGGATACGGCCGGTTCGATCAAGCTGACGGTCGACTCGCGCGTGCAGCAGATCCTGGAGTGGCGGCTCAGCGAAGGGGCTAAGGCGGTCGACGCCGGCTGGGCCTCCGGCGTCTGCGTCGATCCCTACACCGGCGAGATAATCGCGCTCGCGAGTTATCCCACCCTTAACCCCAACGACAGAAAGAATCTCGTAAATACAAACGCCGTACGCAACAACGCCGTGGGGCGCGTATTCGAGCCCGGCTCGATCTTTAAGCCGATAACGATGTCGATCGCGCTGGAGACCGGCGCGGCCGGCAGAAATACGACCTATACCTGCCACGGTACGATGAAGCTCTTCGACCGTACGATGAGCGACGTCAACAGAAGGGCCCACGGCAAACAGGACCTGACACATGTCCTGATGAATTCGTGCAATATCGGTATGTCCCTGATGTCTATGGGGGTGCCTAAATACCAGGCTTATGGTATGCTGAAACAGTTTAGCTTCGGCGAGAAGACCGAGGTGGAAATCGCCGGCGAAGAGTCTGGGCTGATAAAACAGCCGGAGGAATGGCTAGGCACGGTCCCCGCGAACATCTTTATCGGCCAGGGCATCGCTGTCACGCCGCTGCAGATCGTTATGGCGATCTCAAGCATCGCCAACGGCGGTATGCTGCTTAAACCCTATGTGATCGATGAGGTGCGCGACAGTATGGGTAATGTGATTCACAAGGGAGCGCGCCGCGTACGTTATCAGGTCGTCTCCAAACAGACCTCGGACTTCATCAGGGAGGCAATGCGCCGGGTGGTGGCCGAGGGCGGCGGTAAGCTTGCCAAATCGGAGAAGGTGGCCATCGCGGGAAAGACAGGCACCGCGCAGATCGCGGCTTCGGGACAGTATGCGAAGGGGCAGTACGTCGCCTCTTTCGTCGGTTTCTGGCCCGCCGAGAAGCCGCGGTATGTGATGCTTATCAGTATCGGCGAGCCAAAGGGCGCGCGCTATTACGGAGGGCAGATCGCGGCTCCGGTCTTTAAATCGATAGTGGAAGACATAGTTCAGATATCTCCCGGAAAGATATAGGGGGCGCCGTTAAAACGGCAATTTAATATTGAGGTTTTATTAGAGAAGGGGTGCTGGTTTATGAATTTATGCAAACTTATTTTGATGTTGGAGAAGAGCCATATAGAACACAGAATACATCTTCCGGAGGGCTGCGCCGCGGACGATATCGAGCTTAAAGGTATGGTCTGCGACAGCCGCAGGGCGGGACCCGGGATGGTCTTCGCCGCCACGAAGGGCGGCCACCGGGACGCCCATGACTTTATCCCCACCGCCGTGGCCGCCGGTACACCCGCGGTACTCTGCGAACATGAGGTCGACGCCGGCATACCGCAGATCATCTGTCCCAATGTGCGCTCGGCGATGGGAGATGTGGCCTCTCTGCTCTATGAGGAGCCGTCGAAGAAGATGACGATGATCGCCCTTACAGGGACGAACGGCAAGACGACCTCCACCTTTATGACGCAGGCGATATTGAACCACGCCGGTATCAAGACCGGGCTTATGGGGACGGTCCTCTATGACGACGGAGAGAAGATCGAGGAGGCCGAACATACGACGCCCGAGGGCTGCGATATCCAGAATATTCTCGCGCGCATGGTTACTAACGGCTGCAGGGCCTGCGTTATGGAGGCCTCGTCGCACGCGATCGTGCAGGGGCGGATCGACGGCCTGCGCTACGACCGCGCCGGGTTCACGAATCTTACGCTTGAGCACCTTGATTTCCACAAGGACATGGAGCACTATTTTCTCGCCAAGAAGTCGCTGTTTGACCATTATATGAGGAACAACTGGAAGGCTTCGATAAACATAGACGACCAGTATGGACGCCGCCTCTGCGAGGAGCTGGGAAAGAGGGTCATCTCCTACAGTATGCTAGACGAGGAGGCGGACTTTTTCGCCTCCGTGGTAAACATCACGGTAGAGGGTCTTGAAATTGAAATAAAAACGCCGGAATCTCCGGAAAAGAAAAAGATAAAACTGCCCATTTTGGGAGCTTATAATGTGCTGAACGCGCTGCAGGCGCTGTCGCTTTCCTGGTCGATCGGCGTCTCCGCGCAGTCGGCGCTTGAGGCGCTGGAGAATATGCCCCAGGTTCCCGGCCGTCTTGAGCGCTACCGTTTCGATAACGGAGCCTCCTGCGTGATAGACTTCGCGCACAGCTCGGACGGGCTGGAGAAGGTTCTCAGCGCGGTTCGCCCGATCTGCAAACGTAAGCTCTATGTTGTATTCGGCGCAGGCGGAGACCGCGACACCTCAAAACGTCCCGTTATGGGGGAGATAGCCTCGCGTCTCGGCGATTTCGTCGTCGTCACCTCTGACAACCCGCGCAGCGAAGACCCCGCCGCGATCATGGCCGCGATCGAACCCGGCGTCAAAGAGCATGACACTCCATACACGATGATCTCCGACCGCCGCCAGGCCATCTATTACGGGCTTGACCAGGCGGGTGCGGACGATATCGTCGTCATTGCCGGACGCGGTCCCGAGACACACCAGATATTGAAGGACGGGCCAATACCGCTTGTCGATAAGGAGATCATGGAGGACTGGTGCCGTCAGAGCGGAAAGAGGGTGATCTGATGGCTCTCTTCTGCGCCTCCGAGGGCGCCGCGCTCTGCGGCGGCCGGCTTTACGGACCGGACATAAAAATATCCCGCGGCTGGAAGTGCGACAGTCGGGAGATCGACCCCGGCGACAGTTTTGTCGCGATAAAAGGGGCCGCCACCGACGGGCATCTCTATCTCCACCAGGCGATCGAGCGCGGCGCGAAGCTGCTGCTCGCAGAGGCCGCCGAGCTTGAACGCCTCAACATCCGCGGCGACGCGTATTCAGGCGTGAGCTTCATCGCCGTGGAGGATACACAGCGGGCCCTCGCGGCCCTCGCGGAGGAGTATCTGCGGCGCGTCTCGCCGAGGGTCGCCGCGATCACCGGCAGCGTGGGGAAGACGACGACGCGGGAGCTGACGGCCGCGGCGCTGAAAAAAAGCTTCCGCGTGCACAGCGCGATCCGCAGCTTCAATACGCTGGTCGGCTGCAGCCTCACGATCCTCGCGATGGCCGAGGATACCGAGGTGCTTGTGCTTGAGCTGGGGACGAACCATTTCGGCGAGATAGAGGAGATGGTCAGCCACTTTTCGCCGGAAATCGCCGTCATCACCGAGGTAGCGCCCTGCCATCTCGAGGGCTTTGGCAGCCTTGAGGGGGTCCTGCGGGCGAAATTGGAGATCTGCGGCAGCCCGAGTCTTGCCGCCGTGGTCTTCAATAATGACAACGGCCTCCTGAAAAACTATATGTCTTATAATTTAGATAACATTAAAAAAATCGCCGTCGGCAGCGGAGAGGGAGCCTCTCTTACAATCAAAGAGGCGGAGGTCAGGCTTGACGAAAACGGCCCCCGGACCTCCGCCGTTCTTTGCAGAGAGGGGAAGGATATCTCTTTATCCTGCTCGCTCTTCGGA
It encodes the following:
- the rsmH gene encoding 16S rRNA (cytosine(1402)-N(4))-methyltransferase RsmH gives rise to the protein MREHLSVMLNEVLEAVGGETNVRTVVDATLGLAGHSIEILKRHPEAFLYGFDQDAEAREIAAERLAPFAPRFEIIADNFRNIGLLKEIDGFSGADVILFDLGVSNLQISEPERGFSFQYDGPLDMRMDAGDEESCHPKAEEILRTAGIKELTEIFRDYGEERYAFQIAKGIVRHREHGGELHSTTELVELIRKILPAPVQRKMGGHPARKIFQALRIAVNDEINALSEALDGAAALLNPAGKIIVISYHSLEDRMVKHRFRKWKEEELGEPNPRKALLPAEDEVEANYKSRSAKLRIFEKYEEDEKVEDEF
- a CDS encoding penicillin-binding protein 2, which translates into the protein MPRIRREPGDERRRSKSVWFAAFIVLTILAVGTAKVQLWPDRRIVSQSQKQYWANVAVSASRGRIEDRRGVPLAISVPSTSFFIDPKYWNPASADVLKGTFGAATAKKFSRELPGRFYWVARNIPKERADKLAQMKIPGLYTLSEKRRMYPHESLAFHLLGFCDIDEYGQAGVELSWNHILYSPPRTRFLTRDSKGNAMDTMSGKSGVVKDTAGSIKLTVDSRVQQILEWRLSEGAKAVDAGWASGVCVDPYTGEIIALASYPTLNPNDRKNLVNTNAVRNNAVGRVFEPGSIFKPITMSIALETGAAGRNTTYTCHGTMKLFDRTMSDVNRRAHGKQDLTHVLMNSCNIGMSLMSMGVPKYQAYGMLKQFSFGEKTEVEIAGEESGLIKQPEEWLGTVPANIFIGQGIAVTPLQIVMAISSIANGGMLLKPYVIDEVRDSMGNVIHKGARRVRYQVVSKQTSDFIREAMRRVVAEGGGKLAKSEKVAIAGKTGTAQIAASGQYAKGQYVASFVGFWPAEKPRYVMLISIGEPKGARYYGGQIAAPVFKSIVEDIVQISPGKI
- a CDS encoding UDP-N-acetylmuramoyl-L-alanyl-D-glutamate--2,6-diaminopimelate ligase, yielding MNLCKLILMLEKSHIEHRIHLPEGCAADDIELKGMVCDSRRAGPGMVFAATKGGHRDAHDFIPTAVAAGTPAVLCEHEVDAGIPQIICPNVRSAMGDVASLLYEEPSKKMTMIALTGTNGKTTSTFMTQAILNHAGIKTGLMGTVLYDDGEKIEEAEHTTPEGCDIQNILARMVTNGCRACVMEASSHAIVQGRIDGLRYDRAGFTNLTLEHLDFHKDMEHYFLAKKSLFDHYMRNNWKASINIDDQYGRRLCEELGKRVISYSMLDEEADFFASVVNITVEGLEIEIKTPESPEKKKIKLPILGAYNVLNALQALSLSWSIGVSAQSALEALENMPQVPGRLERYRFDNGASCVIDFAHSSDGLEKVLSAVRPICKRKLYVVFGAGGDRDTSKRPVMGEIASRLGDFVVVTSDNPRSEDPAAIMAAIEPGVKEHDTPYTMISDRRQAIYYGLDQAGADDIVVIAGRGPETHQILKDGPIPLVDKEIMEDWCRQSGKRVI
- the murF gene encoding UDP-N-acetylmuramoyl-tripeptide--D-alanyl-D-alanine ligase: MALFCASEGAALCGGRLYGPDIKISRGWKCDSREIDPGDSFVAIKGAATDGHLYLHQAIERGAKLLLAEAAELERLNIRGDAYSGVSFIAVEDTQRALAALAEEYLRRVSPRVAAITGSVGKTTTRELTAAALKKSFRVHSAIRSFNTLVGCSLTILAMAEDTEVLVLELGTNHFGEIEEMVSHFSPEIAVITEVAPCHLEGFGSLEGVLRAKLEICGSPSLAAVVFNNDNGLLKNYMSYNLDNIKKIAVGSGEGASLTIKEAEVRLDENGPRTSAVLCREGKDISLSCSLFGTQHAYNMGYAFAVASWLGLSDEEAAAGIAGISPISGRGLCKRSAPRGWVIDEAYNANPASMSAAIRNTRAAAESLGVRKWAILAGMRELGESAAEWHRRIIAELADFDGVMLLGEEWRGCGPLPEGAALFSSLEELISKIDYNDLNEKVILVKGSNSYSLKRVVGALTEA